One candidate division KSB1 bacterium DNA window includes the following coding sequences:
- a CDS encoding right-handed parallel beta-helix repeat-containing protein, giving the protein MKTLVTLLCVSAMAAAAVLHVDQDLQSAFDSAGAGDTLVIAPGRYEASPQPYSEETCGNCREHRTRVQATVGFRIADKPLRVQGAPDGSTVLVANAGYGLFLLNARGIVIENLTVTGGARDRDGSATDAAIVIKHSTAKIHRCTLRGNTHYFDSTIVGIGGIMIREGSEAWITQCRIIDNSWDGIALYRGATAMISDCVIDSGRGAGIGVTWDATATCLRNRISHYWKGLGSFGTSTVIARNNLIRDNLGWGLIASGESTMIAEQNTVVQNGNCGIAIWNHGARGRIVNNISAGNGWRKQWVCPCVGFMNQESDTSGAWVVRNNLLWSNAAGNVLGHDASAFLVADPMFADTVDFRLLPDSPALTAGDTLFTNADGTPAALGIWGGPAAR; this is encoded by the coding sequence ATGAAGACGCTCGTAACTCTACTCTGCGTGTCGGCTATGGCGGCAGCCGCCGTGCTACACGTCGATCAGGACCTGCAATCCGCCTTTGATTCCGCGGGAGCGGGGGACACGCTCGTGATTGCCCCGGGTCGCTACGAGGCGAGTCCGCAGCCCTATTCCGAGGAAACCTGCGGCAATTGCCGGGAGCACCGCACGCGCGTTCAGGCTACCGTCGGATTCCGCATCGCGGACAAACCGCTCCGCGTACAGGGAGCGCCCGACGGCTCGACCGTGCTGGTTGCGAATGCCGGTTACGGCCTGTTCTTACTCAACGCACGCGGAATCGTGATCGAGAATTTGACGGTTACGGGCGGTGCGCGTGACCGCGACGGCAGCGCCACGGACGCCGCCATCGTCATCAAACACAGCACGGCGAAGATCCACCGCTGCACGCTGCGCGGAAACACGCACTACTTCGATTCCACCATTGTCGGTATCGGGGGAATCATGATCCGCGAAGGCAGCGAAGCCTGGATTACGCAGTGCCGGATCATCGACAACAGTTGGGACGGCATTGCGCTCTATCGCGGCGCCACGGCGATGATTAGCGATTGCGTCATCGACTCCGGGCGCGGCGCAGGGATCGGCGTGACGTGGGACGCCACGGCAACATGTCTGCGCAATCGCATCTCGCACTACTGGAAAGGCCTCGGCTCGTTCGGAACTTCCACGGTGATCGCGCGCAACAACCTGATCCGCGACAACCTCGGCTGGGGGCTGATCGCGTCCGGCGAAAGCACGATGATTGCCGAACAGAATACTGTCGTGCAAAACGGCAACTGTGGAATCGCCATCTGGAACCACGGCGCGCGCGGACGCATCGTCAACAATATCTCGGCAGGGAACGGCTGGCGCAAGCAATGGGTCTGCCCTTGCGTCGGGTTCATGAACCAGGAAAGTGACACGAGCGGAGCGTGGGTCGTGCGGAACAACTTGCTGTGGAGTAACGCGGCGGGAAACGTGCTCGGGCACGATGCCTCCGCATTTCTCGTCGCTGATCCGATGTTCGCGGACACCGTTGACTTCCGGCTGCTACCCGATTCGCCCGCGCTCACGGCCGGCGATACGCTGTTCACAAATGCGGATGGCACACCGGCAGCGTTGGGAATCTGGGGCGGTCCCGCCGCGCGATAA
- a CDS encoding PQQ-dependent sugar dehydrogenase, which yields MKIHGRTLLNAHTVLMLSATLLSVDSASALRTNRVASGLQRPLFVCAPPGDSTRLFIVEQWTASIKILNLQTNAINPTPFIDLNSVTVGSGNERGLLGMAWDPDWPDSNYFYVHYNNNAGNSVIARYTVSANPDLADSSSGVLILTVIQPSGGSFQNHKGGMIAFSPLDGFLYIGMGDGGSGGDPGNRAQSDTTRLGKFLRLDVRPLPYTIPVSNPWATDTNFVKREFWCKGVRNPWRWSFDRVTGDMYVGDVGQGAREEVDIETAVAPGGRNYGWRCMEGFLCTGSSGCTCNDPALTLPVLDYPHTPHCSITGGYVYRGCRIPELYGRYVYADYCSDSIWTFLYTGGTVTERMNRTVDLAPDSARVIGDISSFGEDGSGELYLCDLAGGEVFKIMPDTLADCNGNGCADALDILLGRSADVNGNEIPDECDCIAIPADDVVINAVADSGQVRISWLAAPGTNERYRVYRSVELDASFPAAWTLIADNVVPTIPPASTTATDTIGASAEVRFYVVTSLCP from the coding sequence CACTTTGTTAAACGCGCACACGGTACTGATGCTGAGCGCAACCTTGCTGTCCGTGGACAGTGCCTCTGCCCTGCGAACAAACCGCGTGGCGAGCGGATTGCAGCGCCCGCTGTTCGTTTGCGCGCCTCCCGGCGACTCGACGCGCCTCTTCATCGTCGAGCAATGGACGGCCAGCATAAAGATTCTGAATTTGCAAACCAATGCGATTAACCCTACGCCTTTCATTGACTTAAATTCTGTGACCGTGGGCAGTGGTAACGAACGCGGTTTGCTTGGCATGGCCTGGGATCCGGACTGGCCAGACTCGAACTACTTTTATGTTCACTACAACAACAACGCGGGCAATTCCGTGATTGCTCGGTACACTGTCTCGGCCAACCCGGACCTCGCCGATTCATCCAGCGGAGTCCTCATCCTCACCGTGATTCAGCCGTCTGGCGGGAGTTTTCAGAATCACAAGGGAGGCATGATCGCGTTTTCGCCGCTGGATGGGTTCCTCTACATCGGCATGGGAGACGGCGGCAGCGGCGGCGATCCGGGCAATCGCGCGCAGTCCGACACGACGCGCTTGGGCAAGTTTCTGCGGCTCGATGTTCGCCCACTGCCTTATACAATACCGGTATCGAATCCGTGGGCAACGGACACGAATTTCGTGAAGCGCGAATTCTGGTGCAAGGGCGTGCGCAATCCGTGGCGCTGGAGTTTCGATCGCGTGACCGGAGATATGTATGTCGGCGACGTAGGGCAAGGCGCGCGCGAAGAGGTCGATATCGAAACGGCAGTTGCACCGGGCGGTCGGAACTACGGGTGGCGTTGCATGGAAGGCTTCCTTTGTACGGGCTCCTCGGGATGCACGTGCAACGATCCCGCGTTGACACTGCCGGTGCTCGACTACCCGCATACGCCGCACTGCTCGATTACGGGAGGGTATGTGTATCGCGGTTGCCGGATTCCTGAACTCTATGGCCGGTATGTCTATGCTGACTACTGCTCGGATTCCATCTGGACATTTCTCTACACGGGTGGCACCGTCACGGAGCGCATGAATCGCACGGTCGATCTGGCTCCGGATAGCGCCAGGGTTATCGGCGACATCAGTTCATTCGGCGAGGACGGCAGCGGAGAGCTCTACCTTTGCGATCTCGCCGGCGGCGAGGTGTTCAAGATCATGCCGGACACTCTGGCGGACTGCAACGGCAACGGCTGCGCGGACGCCTTGGACATCCTGCTGGGGCGCAGTGCTGACGTCAACGGCAACGAGATCCCCGATGAGTGCGATTGTATCGCGATTCCGGCGGACGATGTCGTGATCAACGCGGTGGCCGATTCCGGGCAGGTGCGCATCAGCTGGCTGGCCGCGCCGGGCACGAACGAGCGCTATCGTGTGTATCGCAGCGTCGAACTGGACGCATCGTTTCCCGCGGCGTGGACGCTGATCGCGGACAACGTAGTACCGACGATACCGCCTGCTTCAACCACTGCGACGGACACGATTGGAGCCTCCGCCGAAGTTCGATTCTATGTGGTCACGTCGCTCTGCCCGTGA